A stretch of DNA from Roseovarius sp. M141:
CGAGACAAACCTGCGGTTCCTGTGGGCCGATTGGAACGCAGCAAATCTGATCGCTATCCTGCTGTTCATCGGCGCGATGGGTAAATCGGCACAGCTGGGCCTGCACACATGGCTGCCCGACGCGATGGAGGGCCCGACCCCGGTATCGGCCCTGATCCACGCGGCGACGATGGTCACCGCCGGTGTTTTCCTTGTCTGCCGCATGTCGCCGCTGATGGAATACGCGCCCGAGGCGCTGATGTTCGTTATCTTCATCGGTGCGACCACGGCGTTTGTCGCCGCGACCATCGGCCTGGTGCAGAACGATATCAAGCGCGTCATCGCCTATTCCACCATGTCGCAGCTGGGCTACATGTTTGTCGCCGCAGGCGTCGGTGCCTATTCGGTGGCAATGTTCCACCTGCTGACGCACGCGTTCTTCAAGGCGATGCTGTTCCTGGGTGCCGGTTCGGTCATCCACGGGATGCATCACGAACAGGATATGCGCAACTATGGCGGCCTGCGTCACAAGCTGCCCTATACGTTCTGGGCGATGATGATCGGCACGCTGGCCATCACCGGTGTCGGCATCCCGCTGACGCATATCGGTTTCGCCGGATTCCTGTCCAAGGACGCCGTCATCGAGAGCGCGTGGGCTGGCACGGCAGGCGGCTATGCCTTCTGGATGCTGGTGATTGCCGCGGCGCTGACCAGTTTCTACAGCTGGCGCCTGATGTTCATGACCTTCTTCGGTACCGCACGCGGCGAGAAGAAAACGCACCAGAACGCGCATGAATCCCCGATGGTGATGCTGGTGCCGCTGGGCGTGCTGGCTGTCGGATCGGTATTGGCCGGGATGGTCTGGTATGGCAGCTTCTTTGGCGACCACGACAAGGTGAACAAATTCTTCGGCATTCCCGCGCACCATGCCGAGGCCAGCGAAGCGGACCACGACGAAGGCGCCGTTGCCGCAACCGAAGATGTGGCCGGGGCGGACGGTGCTGTCGCAGCGGACGCCGCAACCATGCATGCCGAGGCAGGCGCCGATGAGACCGCGACAGGTGAGGCCCATGCCGAGGCGATAGCGCCCGTCGGCGCGATCTACATGGGCGCGGGCAATACCGTGATCGACGATGCGCACCATGCCCCCGTCTGGGTCAAGGTCAGCCCGTTCGTCGCGATGGTTCTGGGCCTGCTGACCGCGCTCTGGTTCTATGTCTGGAGCCCTGCCACCCCCCGCAAGTTCATGGAGGCGCAGCGCCCGCTTTATGCCTTCTTGCTGAACAAGTGGTATTTCGACGAGATCTACGATACCCTGATCGTCGGCCCGGCCAAGAAGCTTGGTGCCTTCCTGTGGAAGCGCGGAGACGGCGGCGCCATCGACGGCACGATCAACGGCGTGGCGATGGGCATCGTGCCCTTCTTCACCCGCCTCGCGGGCCGCGCGCAATCCGGCTATATCTTTACCTATGCCTTCGCCATGGTGATCGGGATCGTGATCCTCGTCACATGGATGACGTTCACCGGAGGGGCAAACTGATGGAAAACGTTCTGTCGATCACGACGTTCATCCCCCTCATCGCGGCGGCGATCCTCGCCATTTTCCTGCGGGGCGAGGATGCGGCGGCGCAGCGCAATGCCAAATGGGTGGCGCTGGCGGCAACGGTGGTGACGTTCCTCGTCTCGCTGTTCATCCTGTTTGATTTCGACCCGTCCAACACCGGGTTCCAGTTCGTGGAAGAGCGCGAATGGCTGCTGGGGCTGCAATACAAGATGGGTGTCGACGGGATCAGCGTCCTTTTCGTGCTGCTGACGACCTTCATGATGCCGCTGACCATCGCAGCCTCCTGGGGTATCAAGACGCGCGTCAAGGAATACATGATCGCGTTTCTCATTCTGGAAACGCTGATGCTGGGCGTGTTCATGGCGCTGGATCTGGTGCTGTTCTACGTCTTCTTCGAGGCGGGTCTGATCCCGATGTTCCTGATCATCGGCATCTGGGGCGGGAAGGAGCGTATTTACGCATCCTTCAAGTTCTTCCTCTATACGTTCCTCGGATCGGTGCTGATGCTGGTCGCGATGGTTGCCATGTTCTCGGATGCGGGCACGACGGATATTCCGTCGCTGATGCGCCACGGCTTTGACAGCGAGACGTTCTCGGTGCTGGGCTTCACGATCGTCGGCGGCATGCAGACGCTGCTGTTCCTTGCGTTCTTTGCCAGCTTTGCGGTGAAAATGCCGATGTGGCCGGTGCATACCTGGTTGCCCGACGCACACGTTCAGGCGCCGACGGCCGGATCTGTCGTGCTGGCCGCGATCCTGCTGAAGATGGGCGGCTACGGCTTCCTGCGGTTCAGCCTGCCGATGTTCCCCATCGGGGCCGAAGTGCTGACGCCGCTGGTGCTGTGGATGTCCGCGATCGCCATTGTCTACACGTCGCTGGTGGCATTGGCCCAACAGGATATGAAGAAGCTGATCGCCTATTCGTCCGTTGCGCATATGGGTTATGTCACGATGGGTATCTTTGCGGCGAACCAGCAGGGCGTCGACGGAGCGATCTTTCAGATGATCAGCCACGGGTTTATCTCGGGCGCGTTGTTCCTGTGCGTCGGGGTTATCTATGACCGGATGCACACGCGCGATATCGACGCTTATGGTGGCCTTGTGAACCGGATGCCCAGCTATGCGCTGATCTTCCTGTTCTTCACCATGGCCAATGTGGGCCTGCCGGGCACGTCGGGCTTCATCGGGGAATTCCTGACACTGGTCGGTATCTTCAAGGTCAACACATGGGTCGCGGCCGTGGCCGCAACCGGTGTCATCCTGTCGGCGGCCTATGCGCTGTGGCTCTACCGCCGGGTTGTTCTGGGTGATCTGATCAAGGAGAGCCTCAAGTCCATTTCCGACATGACCGGGCGCGAGCGGGCGATCTTTGCCCCGCTGGTTGCGATGACGCTACTGCTGGGCGTCTACCCGTCGCTGGTGACAGACATCATCGGCCCCTCGACCGAGGCGCTGATTTCACAATACGACACCGCGCTGGCGCAGGGGGGCACAGACAGTGCCGTCCAGACCGCCGAAGCCGCGCATTGAGGAGGCTCAGATGATCCAGGCTGATCTGAATATTATCCTGCCCGAGATCGTCATCGCGGTCTTTGCGATGCTGGCCCTTCTGGGCGCCGTCTACACGGTCAAGGACAAGGCGGCAGGCATGCTGATCTGGCTGACCGCCGCGCTGTTCGTGGCGTTGGCGTTCTGGATCGGGACGACCGGTTCGGGGACGCAAACGGCGTTTTCCGGCATGTTCATAGACGACGGTTTCTCGCGCTTTGCCAAGGTGATGATCCTCCTCAGCGCCGCCGCCGTGATGGTCATGGGGCAGGACTACATGGCGCGGCGCGGGTTGCTGCGGTTCGAATACCCGATCCTGATCGCGCTTGGTGTGGTTGGCATGATGATGATGGTCAGCGCCGGCGATCTGATGTCGCTCTACATGGGACTGGAGCTGCAATCTCTGTCGCTTTACGTCATCGCATCGATGCGCCGTGACAGCGTGCGCTCGACCGAGGCCGGACTGAAGTATTTCGTGCTGGGTGCGCTCAGCTCGGGCTTGCTGCTCTATGGTGCATCCTTGGTCTACGGCTACGTCGGCACGACCAGTTTTGTCGGAATTATCGAGGCAGCCGACGGGCGTGCGCCGGTGGGGCTGCTGTTGGGGCTGGTGTTTGTCATGTCGGGCCTCGCGTTCAAGGTGTCTGCGGTGCCGTTCCACATGTGGACGCCCGACGTCTACGAAGGCGCGCCGACCCCGGTCACGGCGTTTTTCGCAACCGCGCCCAAGGTCGCGGCGATGGCGCTGTTCGCCCGGACGCTATTCGACGCATTCGGAGGAATCGTGTCGGACTGGCAGCAGATCCTTGCGGTGATGAGCGTTCTGTCGATCTTCTGGGGCAGTTTCGCGGCGATCGGGCAGACCGATATCAAGCGGCTGATGGCCTATTCGTCGATCGCGCATATGGGTTTCGCGTTGATGGGCCTCGCGTCGGGCACCGAGTTTGGCGTTCAGGCCATGCTGATCTATCTGGCGATCTACGTCACGATGAACGTCGGCACCTTCGCCTTTGTCCTGTCGATGCAGAGGGACGGCCTGCCGATCACTGACATCCGCAGCCTGAACCTTTATTCCCGCGCATCTCCCGGCCGGGCGCTGGCCATGCTGGTGCTATTGTTCAGCCTTGCGGGCGTGCCGCCTCTGGTTGGCTTCTTCGGCAAGTTCTACGTGTTGCGTGCGGCCTATGACGGCGGGCTGGTTTGGCTGGCGGTGCTGGGTGTGGTCGGGTCGGTGATTGGTGCGTTCTATTACCTGCGCATCGTTTACTACATGTATTTCGGCGAAGAGGGCGAGGCGCTGGACCCGCCGGTGTCACCGGTTCTATGGGGGATCCTCATGGTCAGCGCGGCGATCATTGGCCTTGCTTGGCTTCCGGGCGTGAACCTATTGGGGATCGAAGGCGCCGCGCAGGCGGCGGCGGCAACGCTGGTCAACTGAGCCAGTCACCTAAATATCTGACAGAAGGGGACGCGCTATGGCGCGTCACTTTCGTTTTCGGCAGCCCTGCGGGCTGCGTGCCTCTGGCAGGAGTATTTTCGGAACGATGAAAGATCCAGTTTGGCCAGTAGGGTACGGGCGGCACATGTTGCCTGAGGTGGACAGCACCAATGCCGAAGGCATGCGCCTGGCGTCTGAATTGGCAGGCCCGACGTGGATTTTTGCCGCGCGGCAAATCGCGGGGCGCGGGCGGCGCGGGCGGGTGTGGGGCGACCCTGAGGGGAACTTTGCGGCATCGTTGGTGCTGCGCCCGGCGGAGCCGCCGGAGCGGGCTGCGTTGAGGTCCTTTGTGGCGTCGCTGGCGCTGTATGATGCGCTGAGCGCGCTTGCACCGGGCGCTGATCTGGCACTGAAATGGCCGAATGACGTATTGCTGAGCGAGGGCAAGCTGGCCGGAATCCTGCTGGAAGGTAGCAGTTCGGCGGGGCGGCTGGCGCATCTGGTGATCGGCATCGGCGTCAATTTGGCGGGTGTGCCGGTGCCGGGCGAGGCGAGGGCGGTGCCGCCTGTGTCGCTGCTGAGCGGGACAGGGGTTCAGGTAACGCCTGAAAGGCTGCTGGATCATCTTGCAGCCGCCTACGGGCGGCGCGAGGCGGTGTTCGTTCGTGACGGCTTTGCGCCGATCCGCGCGGACTGGCTGGCACGGGCGGCACGGCTGGGGCAGATCGTGACGGCGCGCACCATGCGCGAGGAAACGACGGGCCGGTTCGAGACGGTGGACGAGGACGGCAATCTCGTTCTATCTACGGCGGGTGGACGACGGGCTATTCCGGCGGCAGACGTGTTTTTCTAAGTGAGGCGAATGATGCTGCTGGCAATTGATTGCGGGAATACCAACACCGTCTTTTCTATCTGGGATGGCAGCGAATTCCTGTGCACGCTGCGGACCTCGACCCATCATGCGCGTACGGCGGATGCATATTTCACCTGGTATTCCACGTTGGTCAAACATTACGGCATCGAGGTGGACATTACGGATGTCATCATCTCGTCCACGGTGCCGCGCGTCGTGTTCAACCTGCGCGTCTTTGCCGACCGGTTCTTTGGCTGTCGGCCGGTGGTTGTGGGTAAGCCCGAATGCAAGCTGCCGGTGCTGCCGCGGGTGGACGCGGGCACGCAGGTGGGACCGGACCGTCTGGTCAACACGGCAGGGGCATGGTCGCGGCACGGCGGCGATCTGATCGTCGTGGATTTTGGAACAGCGACGACCTGCGATGTGGTGGCAGGCGACGGCGCCTATGTGGGCGGTGTGATTGCGCCGGGGGTGAACCTCAGTCTTGAGGCGCTGCATATGGCAGCCGCGGCACTGCCGCATATCGACGTGACTACGCCGCCGCGCGTGATCGGGACGAACACGGTCGACTGCATGCAGTCGGGGGTCTACTGGGGCTATATCGGGATGGTTCAGGGCCTTTGCGCCCAGATCAAGGCCGAATATGCGCGCCCCATGAAGGTGATCGGCACTGGCGGGCTGGCGCCGCTCTTTGCCCAGGGGGCCGAGCTTTTTGACGAGATAGAAGATGATCTGACAATGCACGGCCTGACCGTGATTCATGACTACAACAAGAAAGGCTAACGCCGGATGAGCAATGAACGAGTGATCTACCTGCCCCTCGGGGGGGCGGGCGAAATTGGCATGAATGCCTATGTGTATGGATACGGCAAACCGGGCAAGGAAAAGCTGATCCTTGTCGATCTGGGGCTGACCTTCCCCGATATGGAGACCAGCCCGGGCGTGGATCTGATTCTGCCCGACATTTCCTGGCTGGTGGCGCGCAAGCACGACCTGGAAGCGATTTTCATCACCCACGCGCATGAGGATCATGTCGGCGCCATCGCGCATTACTACGATCGCCTCGGCGCGCCGGTTTATGCGCGGGCCTTCACCGGTAATATCGCGCGGCGCAAGATGTCCGAGCATGGACACCCCGAAAAGGCGGTCCAGATCGTCAGGCCGTGGCCCAAGGTGACGGAGGCTGGCCCGTTCTCGGTAGGGTTTGTGCCGATCTCGCATTCGATTCCCGAAAGCTCGGGGTTGGTGATCGACACGCCCAAGGGGCGTTTGGTGCATACCGGCGATTTCAAGATCGACACCGATCCGGGCGTGGGCGAGCCGTTTGATCATGCCATGTGGGAGGATCTGGGCAAGGACGGCGTTCTGGCGCTGATGTGCGATTCCACCAATGTGTTCTCGGCCCATGAGGGCCGGTCCGAGGCCACCGTCGGCCCCGAGATCGAAAAGCTGATCGCCTCGGCCAAGGGCATGGTCGCCGCGACCACCTTTGCCAGTAACGTCGCACGGGTGAAAACGCTGGCCGAGGCGGGCGAACGGGCCGGGCGCAGCGTGTGCCTGATGGGCCGCGCCATGCGCCGGATGATCGAGGCCGCGGTCGAGACGGGTGTTTTGAAGAATTTCCCGTCGACCGTCACCCCCGAGGAGGCCAAGAACCTGCCGCGCGAGAATCTGATGCTGATCGTCACCGGTTCTCAGGGCGAGCGGCGCGCGGCCAGCGCCCAGTTGGCCAACGGAAAATATCAGGGGATCAAGCTGAAGGAGGGCGACACGTTCCTGTTCTCGTCCAAGACGATCCCGGGCAACGAGCGCGGCGTCATTCGCATCATGAACCAGTTTTCCGAAATCGGTGTTGACGTGATTGATGACAGCAGCGGACTCTATCACGTCTCGGGGCACGCCAACCGCCCCGATATCGAGCGGATGCACGAACTGGTAAAGCCGCAGATGGTTGTGCCCATGCATGGCGAGCATCGTCACCTGCGCGAGCATGTTAAAATCTGCAATGCCAAGGGGGTACGCGGTGTTATGGTCGTGAACGGCATGTTGATGGACCTGACGGCAAAGACGCCGAAGGTGGCCGAGCATGTCGAAACGGGGCGCACCTATCTGGACGGGTCGGTCCAGGTCGGCGCACTTGATGGTGTCGTGCGCGACCGGATCCGCATGGCGCTGAACGGGCATGTGACGGTAAATATCATCCTTGACGAAGATCACGAAAGCCTTGGCGATCCGTGGTGCGAGATCAAGGGTCTGGCCGAAACGGGCACATCGAACGCGCCGCTGCTGGACGTTCTGGAAGAGGATCTGAGCCAGTTTCTGGGCCGCTCTGCCCGCAAGCTGCGCGCCGACGATAACAAGCTGGAAGAAGAGCTGCGTCGTATCACACGCCAGTCGGCCAACGCGGAGGTCGGCAAAAGGCCCGAGGTCACGGTGATCATCAGCCGTATGAGCTGAGGCAAGTCGGGCCGCCCTGTCTCAGCGGCGGCCCGACCCCGCAGCGCTACCGTCGTCGATGTTTGAGATGAACCGGGGTGCGCTGAACTTGGGATGCCGATTGGTGCAAGACCAGAAAAGAAAACGCCCCGGCCAAGAAATTGGCCGGGGCGTTTACGTATTCACCCACTGCCCCGTAGGAGGACGGGCAGGCGGGGGGGATCACCCCGCGCGGCGATCCTCAAAGCTGAGAGCGATGAAGCTGGGCATGTGGTCGCCCATACCGACAACCTTTTCGCCGCCGCCATTGCCACCATTTCCACCGCCCGAGCGCCCACGTCCACCACGGCTGCGCGAGCGGCTGGATTTGCCGTCCTGCTGCGCCTGTGCGTCGGGGCGGCTGTCGGGCTGCGGTGCATTTTGCGGTGCATCGTCCTGCACTGCGTCCGGCTGCGCGGCGGCGTCCCGGTGTGGCGTCTCGGCCTGGGTTGGTTTCTGCGGTGCGGCAGGTTGGGTGTCAGGCAGCGCATCGGGCAGGGTGGCCTGCGCTGGCGCCTCGGCCTGTGCTGCGTCGGCTGGGCTGTCCGGCTTCTTACGGCTGCGCGAGCGGCGGGGTTTGGGTGTCCCGGTCTTGGCCACATCCACCTCTGCCGGGGCGTCCTGCACATCGCTGGTCGTACCGAGCGGGTTTTCGAGGCGCGGAATATCCCGCTGAATCAGAGCCTCGATCGCGATCATGTTCTTTTCGTCCTTGGGCGAGCAGATCATCATCGCCTTGCCATCGCGCCCGGCGCGACCGGTGCGGCCGATCCGGTGAACGTAATCCTCGGGGTGGGATGGTACGTCGAAGTTGAACACATGGCTGACCGCCGGAACATCCAGCCCGCGTGCGGCGACGTCCGAGGCGACGAGGATGCGCAGATCGCCTGCGCGGAAACCGTCGAGCGTGCGGGTCCGCTGGCTCTGATCCAGGTCGCCGTGGATGGGCGCCGCGTCATAGCCATGCGTTTTGAGCGATTTAGAGACAGTGTCGACATCAATCTTGCGGTTGCAGAACACGATGGCGTTGGTGCATTTGTCACCTTCGCCGTCGATCATCATGCGCAGAACCTTGCGCTTTTCACTGGCCTCGCGGTCACGTCGCGAACCTTTGAACATGACCACACCCTGTTCGATTGTCTCGCTGGCGGTCGCCTGCCGCGCGACCTCTACCCGCTCGGGTGAGCTGAGGAACGTGTTTGTGATTCGCTCGATTTCGGGCGCCATGGTGGCGGAGAAAAACAGCGTCTGGCGGGTGAAGGGCGTCAGGCTGAAGATGCGTTCGATATCGGGGATGAATCCCATGTCCAGCATGCGGTCCGCCTCGTCCACGACCATGATCTGAACGCCGGTCAGCAGCAGCTTGCCGCGTTCGAAATGGTCCAGAAGGCGGCCGGGCGTGGCGATCAGGACGTCAACGCCCTTGTCGATCAGCTTGTCCTGCTCCTTGAAGCTGACACCGCCGATCAGGAGAGCCTTGGTCAGTTTCAGGTGCTTGGAGTAAGTGTCGAAATTCTCGGCGACCTGTGCGGCCAATTCGCGCGTCGGGCACAGGACCAGAGAGCGCGGCATGCGCGCGCGGGCGCGTCCGCGCGCCAGCAGCGATAGCATGGGCAATACGAAACCGGCTGTCTTGCCAGTGCCGGTCTGCGCGATGCCCAGAACGTCACGGCCCTCCAGCGCGGGGGGAATCGCCCCCTGCTGAATGGGGGTGGGAACGGTATAGCCCGTCTCTTCGACGGCCTTGAGGACCTTGGGGTTCAGATTCAAATCGGAAAATTTTGTCATGTGTATCCGTGGTTTACGGACACAACTTGGCCCGTACGTCTGATTGGGTCCGGGTCCGTACGACCCTGCGGTTCTCCGCATGCGGGGACCTCTGAGCCGCATTTACATCAGTTCAGGGGGTTTGGTCAATCAGATGGGTTAAAAGACGGTCAAAACCAGCCGTTTGGAGGGTATGTCACCTTGACGGACACAATTTGGCGCGCGTGGATTAGCCATGGGATGGAAAGTGACGTGCGCGTTTGGCATCCAGATCCAGATCAATCCGGTGCAGCAACCCGTGCGCCTCCAGCCGGGTGCGCAGGGCGGGGGTGGCGGTACAGACCTCGTCATAGAAGGCGCGCAGCGCGTCCTCGCCGCCATCGGCCTCGATCGCGTTGAACAGGGCATTCATCGTCATCGGCAGGCTGGGCGCGCCCTTCAGCCCCTCGCGGTAGGATCCGCTTTGCAGCCGATAGCGGTAGGCGCGCTGCCATGCCTGCCAGCTGGGGGCGTGGAAATGGCACAGGAGGGTCTGGGTCAGCTCATCCTTGTTGGCAATTTTTCCCTGCTCGTCAAAGGCATTGTGGATGCGCAGGCTCAGTGCCTCTTGCCCGGTGCGCACGAAAATCTTGCCCGCGACATGGCTGAGAAACCCGCCGTTCAGCAGTGCGCCGTAGGTGGGATAGATTTCCTCGGTCTGCGCGTTGCGACGGGACTGGCGCAGATGGCAGGCCTTGAACCATGTCGCGCCCACGTCATCGGGGGGGGGCGCCAATGCCTCGACTGGACGCACGCGGGCGGTGCGGGCGCTGGCGGGCAGGGCGCCCAGCTGATCGCTGAGCGGGGAGGAGGGGCTGAGGAATTCGTCAACGTCGATATGGGCCAGCCAATCCACCCCGGGCCTGCGGCGATAGGCGCGGGTGGCGTTTACGGTCTGGCGCGCCTGATGCGCCTCGGGGCGTTTGCGCCGTTCGGTCCAATAGGCGTCGTCCGTCACCGTGACGGTGCAGCGCGGATGGGCGGCAAGGGTGCGGCGGGCGGGCGGGCAATCTTCATCCAGAAAGATGTGAATGCGGTGTGCGCCGATATCCAGATGATGCGCGGCAAAGTTCAGGATGGCTTCCGCTGGCGCCTTGATGGTGGAGACGAGGCCCCAGGT
This window harbors:
- the nuoL gene encoding NADH-quinone oxidoreductase subunit L; translation: MEKIILFAPLIGAIIAGFGWRIIGDKGAQVLTTALLFLSCALSWIVFIGHDGTLQQIHVMDWVQSGLLDASWSIRLDRLTAIMLIVVTTVSALVHLYSMGYMAHDHNFEEGASYRPRFFAYLSLFTFAMLMLVTADNLLQMFFGWEGVGLASYLLIGFYYRKPSANAAAIKAFVVNRVGDFGFLLGILAIFFLTDSILFEDVFASGPMLAETNLRFLWADWNAANLIAILLFIGAMGKSAQLGLHTWLPDAMEGPTPVSALIHAATMVTAGVFLVCRMSPLMEYAPEALMFVIFIGATTAFVAATIGLVQNDIKRVIAYSTMSQLGYMFVAAGVGAYSVAMFHLLTHAFFKAMLFLGAGSVIHGMHHEQDMRNYGGLRHKLPYTFWAMMIGTLAITGVGIPLTHIGFAGFLSKDAVIESAWAGTAGGYAFWMLVIAAALTSFYSWRLMFMTFFGTARGEKKTHQNAHESPMVMLVPLGVLAVGSVLAGMVWYGSFFGDHDKVNKFFGIPAHHAEASEADHDEGAVAATEDVAGADGAVAADAATMHAEAGADETATGEAHAEAIAPVGAIYMGAGNTVIDDAHHAPVWVKVSPFVAMVLGLLTALWFYVWSPATPRKFMEAQRPLYAFLLNKWYFDEIYDTLIVGPAKKLGAFLWKRGDGGAIDGTINGVAMGIVPFFTRLAGRAQSGYIFTYAFAMVIGIVILVTWMTFTGGAN
- a CDS encoding NADH-quinone oxidoreductase subunit M, with the translated sequence MENVLSITTFIPLIAAAILAIFLRGEDAAAQRNAKWVALAATVVTFLVSLFILFDFDPSNTGFQFVEEREWLLGLQYKMGVDGISVLFVLLTTFMMPLTIAASWGIKTRVKEYMIAFLILETLMLGVFMALDLVLFYVFFEAGLIPMFLIIGIWGGKERIYASFKFFLYTFLGSVLMLVAMVAMFSDAGTTDIPSLMRHGFDSETFSVLGFTIVGGMQTLLFLAFFASFAVKMPMWPVHTWLPDAHVQAPTAGSVVLAAILLKMGGYGFLRFSLPMFPIGAEVLTPLVLWMSAIAIVYTSLVALAQQDMKKLIAYSSVAHMGYVTMGIFAANQQGVDGAIFQMISHGFISGALFLCVGVIYDRMHTRDIDAYGGLVNRMPSYALIFLFFTMANVGLPGTSGFIGEFLTLVGIFKVNTWVAAVAATGVILSAAYALWLYRRVVLGDLIKESLKSISDMTGRERAIFAPLVAMTLLLGVYPSLVTDIIGPSTEALISQYDTALAQGGTDSAVQTAEAAH
- the nuoN gene encoding NADH-quinone oxidoreductase subunit NuoN — its product is MIQADLNIILPEIVIAVFAMLALLGAVYTVKDKAAGMLIWLTAALFVALAFWIGTTGSGTQTAFSGMFIDDGFSRFAKVMILLSAAAVMVMGQDYMARRGLLRFEYPILIALGVVGMMMMVSAGDLMSLYMGLELQSLSLYVIASMRRDSVRSTEAGLKYFVLGALSSGLLLYGASLVYGYVGTTSFVGIIEAADGRAPVGLLLGLVFVMSGLAFKVSAVPFHMWTPDVYEGAPTPVTAFFATAPKVAAMALFARTLFDAFGGIVSDWQQILAVMSVLSIFWGSFAAIGQTDIKRLMAYSSIAHMGFALMGLASGTEFGVQAMLIYLAIYVTMNVGTFAFVLSMQRDGLPITDIRSLNLYSRASPGRALAMLVLLFSLAGVPPLVGFFGKFYVLRAAYDGGLVWLAVLGVVGSVIGAFYYLRIVYYMYFGEEGEALDPPVSPVLWGILMVSAAIIGLAWLPGVNLLGIEGAAQAAAATLVN
- a CDS encoding biotin--[acetyl-CoA-carboxylase] ligase, which codes for MKDPVWPVGYGRHMLPEVDSTNAEGMRLASELAGPTWIFAARQIAGRGRRGRVWGDPEGNFAASLVLRPAEPPERAALRSFVASLALYDALSALAPGADLALKWPNDVLLSEGKLAGILLEGSSSAGRLAHLVIGIGVNLAGVPVPGEARAVPPVSLLSGTGVQVTPERLLDHLAAAYGRREAVFVRDGFAPIRADWLARAARLGQIVTARTMREETTGRFETVDEDGNLVLSTAGGRRAIPAADVFF
- a CDS encoding type III pantothenate kinase — translated: MLLAIDCGNTNTVFSIWDGSEFLCTLRTSTHHARTADAYFTWYSTLVKHYGIEVDITDVIISSTVPRVVFNLRVFADRFFGCRPVVVGKPECKLPVLPRVDAGTQVGPDRLVNTAGAWSRHGGDLIVVDFGTATTCDVVAGDGAYVGGVIAPGVNLSLEALHMAAAALPHIDVTTPPRVIGTNTVDCMQSGVYWGYIGMVQGLCAQIKAEYARPMKVIGTGGLAPLFAQGAELFDEIEDDLTMHGLTVIHDYNKKG
- a CDS encoding ribonuclease J, with product MSNERVIYLPLGGAGEIGMNAYVYGYGKPGKEKLILVDLGLTFPDMETSPGVDLILPDISWLVARKHDLEAIFITHAHEDHVGAIAHYYDRLGAPVYARAFTGNIARRKMSEHGHPEKAVQIVRPWPKVTEAGPFSVGFVPISHSIPESSGLVIDTPKGRLVHTGDFKIDTDPGVGEPFDHAMWEDLGKDGVLALMCDSTNVFSAHEGRSEATVGPEIEKLIASAKGMVAATTFASNVARVKTLAEAGERAGRSVCLMGRAMRRMIEAAVETGVLKNFPSTVTPEEAKNLPRENLMLIVTGSQGERRAASAQLANGKYQGIKLKEGDTFLFSSKTIPGNERGVIRIMNQFSEIGVDVIDDSSGLYHVSGHANRPDIERMHELVKPQMVVPMHGEHRHLREHVKICNAKGVRGVMVVNGMLMDLTAKTPKVAEHVETGRTYLDGSVQVGALDGVVRDRIRMALNGHVTVNIILDEDHESLGDPWCEIKGLAETGTSNAPLLDVLEEDLSQFLGRSARKLRADDNKLEEELRRITRQSANAEVGKRPEVTVIISRMS
- a CDS encoding DEAD/DEAH box helicase, coding for MTKFSDLNLNPKVLKAVEETGYTVPTPIQQGAIPPALEGRDVLGIAQTGTGKTAGFVLPMLSLLARGRARARMPRSLVLCPTRELAAQVAENFDTYSKHLKLTKALLIGGVSFKEQDKLIDKGVDVLIATPGRLLDHFERGKLLLTGVQIMVVDEADRMLDMGFIPDIERIFSLTPFTRQTLFFSATMAPEIERITNTFLSSPERVEVARQATASETIEQGVVMFKGSRRDREASEKRKVLRMMIDGEGDKCTNAIVFCNRKIDVDTVSKSLKTHGYDAAPIHGDLDQSQRTRTLDGFRAGDLRILVASDVAARGLDVPAVSHVFNFDVPSHPEDYVHRIGRTGRAGRDGKAMMICSPKDEKNMIAIEALIQRDIPRLENPLGTTSDVQDAPAEVDVAKTGTPKPRRSRSRKKPDSPADAAQAEAPAQATLPDALPDTQPAAPQKPTQAETPHRDAAAQPDAVQDDAPQNAPQPDSRPDAQAQQDGKSSRSRSRGGRGRSGGGNGGNGGGEKVVGMGDHMPSFIALSFEDRRAG
- a CDS encoding glycosyltransferase family 2 protein — translated: MQHATTWGLVSTIKAPAEAILNFAAHHLDIGAHRIHIFLDEDCPPARRTLAAHPRCTVTVTDDAYWTERRKRPEAHQARQTVNATRAYRRRPGVDWLAHIDVDEFLSPSSPLSDQLGALPASARTARVRPVEALAPPPDDVGATWFKACHLRQSRRNAQTEEIYPTYGALLNGGFLSHVAGKIFVRTGQEALSLRIHNAFDEQGKIANKDELTQTLLCHFHAPSWQAWQRAYRYRLQSGSYREGLKGAPSLPMTMNALFNAIEADGGEDALRAFYDEVCTATPALRTRLEAHGLLHRIDLDLDAKRARHFPSHG